One Streptomyces sp. NBC_00223 genomic window carries:
- the lipA gene encoding lipoyl synthase has product MSAVAPDGRKMLRLEVRNSQTPIERKPEWIKTRAKMGPEYTQMQKLVKSEGLHTVCQEAGCPNIYECWEDREATFLIGGDQCTRRCDFCQIDTGKPEALDRDEPRRVGESVLTMDLNYATITGVARDDLEDGGSWLYAETVRQIHAMTADRAGGRTKVELLIPDFNAEPAQLAEVFGARPEVLAHNVETVPRIFKRIRPGFRYERSLEVITRAREAGLVTKSNLILGMGEEREEISQALHDLHDAGCELITITQYLRPSVRHHPVERWVKPAEFVELKEEAEEIGYAGVMSGPLVRSSYRAGRLFQQAMDRRRQGEAVAAAE; this is encoded by the coding sequence GTGTCCGCAGTCGCACCCGACGGACGCAAGATGCTGCGCCTTGAGGTCCGCAACAGCCAGACCCCCATCGAGCGCAAGCCCGAGTGGATCAAGACCCGGGCGAAGATGGGCCCCGAGTACACGCAGATGCAGAAACTCGTCAAAAGCGAGGGGCTGCACACCGTGTGCCAGGAAGCCGGCTGCCCGAACATCTACGAATGCTGGGAGGACCGCGAGGCGACCTTCCTCATCGGTGGCGACCAGTGCACCCGGCGCTGCGACTTCTGCCAGATCGACACGGGCAAGCCGGAGGCGCTGGACCGTGACGAGCCGCGCCGGGTCGGCGAGTCCGTGCTGACCATGGACCTCAACTACGCCACGATCACCGGCGTCGCCCGCGACGACCTGGAGGACGGCGGGTCCTGGCTGTACGCCGAGACCGTGCGGCAGATCCACGCGATGACGGCGGACCGGGCCGGCGGCCGTACGAAGGTCGAGCTGCTGATTCCCGACTTCAACGCCGAGCCCGCGCAGCTCGCCGAGGTCTTCGGCGCCCGCCCCGAAGTGCTCGCGCACAATGTGGAGACGGTGCCGCGGATCTTCAAGCGCATCCGCCCCGGCTTCCGTTACGAGCGCTCGCTCGAGGTCATCACCCGTGCCCGCGAGGCCGGTCTGGTCACCAAGTCCAATCTGATCCTGGGCATGGGCGAGGAGCGCGAGGAGATCAGCCAGGCGCTGCACGACCTGCACGACGCCGGGTGCGAGCTGATCACCATCACGCAGTATCTGCGGCCGTCGGTGCGGCACCACCCGGTGGAGCGGTGGGTCAAGCCCGCGGAGTTCGTGGAGCTCAAGGAGGAGGCCGAGGAGATCGGCTACGCGGGCGTGATGTCCGGGCCGCTGGTCCGTTCGTCGTACCGCGCGGGACGGCTCTTCCAGCAGGCGATGGACCGGCGCCGGCAGGGCGAGGCGGTCGCGGCCGCGGAGTGA
- a CDS encoding pPIWI_RE module domain-containing protein, whose amino-acid sequence MYHTIRAVAYEPNPAHGPWQEQLHVLRLGEELHAELVLRYEEAHGKTDHPVRLPVSRLNSLLSSMAPGVVATGRNVGTDGRLPWLYAREAVPREVLAPLIGSWAADLFHTEDEDASEGSDLEEELLADDVTATVQLPVWKAESVDLTETVTSTGGTAEPLRRLYNLLPESIAYRLASRPYRSHGATLQFRVVSSGNGAELVSWPPQRYDYRKQTWYYSARVNITVHTMPFSPRFRVHVSTGVRRWATRLDVRPRELSGATVLLDTPLPWPEGPDHGHRLMTNTLGYDRRRKEIAWRRYSPALLLPELDIVRHYPEPMELFTSPEKWINGQRNVAAGIVYHPVLGPHEVGSGLMPRERAELDAWVDEGLRPLLRRVDDLTRVTRRNTPSLLPRSAKKAEPDTREVQRALLRRAALARALGGRPLEIEILWQSRETRDALLRELPKLIGLPPGSQVVPGDDIWQWRTDGIRINVRVRPAGILTNALNISRNRKRRRAVRLADAISDRCALVADRTDSPRSDISLVVAEIAGKDRFAAVPDSDPKHALRLAWARQGKVSQFVNLPDDVAGTLEHRARWTWLDAFRQLGAISPPAHRVGAGIPGDLQYAALWLVRYTGKGPTRCPARRLVAVRVRPDDGSGAIEGWDADRAEWVPYPRLLLSLTESVDGAWDTRRSGERSGDGRDSAGQRGKHQEGTEWRWQSDAERQIRTLLFQLRDRPTLLLVSAGNLRQCWPRLRNGALMRDMLGFGTEPDQRHTVYGHDLRVVLVRDGNGRDEVAEWYAHDAQDKIGFAEGVWGSDEPENRVFASTASTPHTVAKLPKGLMKLVPTAECRTAPGKTAWNPVQLEVTVLGCLSDKVLADSGREGAVPDHPAEWATLAHQLRYHDDYPPLARPLPLHLARLAGQYVLPLTDTEEKHGAHIAQKLPAAPSVKEDVAGSQRVGGGGAGGTPDQPGV is encoded by the coding sequence GTGTACCACACCATTCGCGCAGTAGCCTACGAACCGAACCCCGCACACGGGCCGTGGCAGGAACAACTGCATGTCCTCCGGCTCGGCGAGGAGCTGCATGCCGAACTTGTCCTCCGTTACGAGGAAGCTCACGGCAAAACCGATCACCCCGTCCGGCTCCCCGTGAGCCGACTCAACTCCCTGCTGTCTTCCATGGCGCCCGGCGTCGTCGCGACCGGTCGCAACGTCGGAACGGACGGCAGGCTGCCCTGGCTGTACGCGCGAGAGGCCGTGCCACGGGAGGTCCTCGCGCCGCTCATCGGCTCCTGGGCGGCCGACCTGTTTCACACGGAGGACGAGGACGCGAGCGAGGGCTCCGATCTTGAGGAGGAACTCCTGGCCGATGACGTGACCGCCACGGTGCAACTCCCGGTATGGAAAGCCGAGTCCGTGGACCTCACCGAGACCGTGACGTCGACGGGCGGCACCGCTGAACCGCTCCGCCGGCTCTACAACCTGCTGCCGGAGTCGATCGCCTACCGCTTGGCCAGCCGCCCGTACCGTTCCCACGGCGCCACACTCCAGTTCCGTGTCGTGAGTTCCGGGAACGGAGCCGAGCTCGTCTCCTGGCCGCCCCAGCGGTACGACTACCGGAAGCAGACCTGGTACTACTCGGCCCGCGTGAACATCACCGTCCACACGATGCCCTTCTCCCCCCGGTTCCGCGTCCACGTGTCCACAGGGGTGCGCCGGTGGGCCACCCGGCTGGACGTACGCCCCCGGGAGCTGAGCGGAGCGACCGTATTGCTGGACACTCCGCTACCGTGGCCGGAGGGTCCGGATCACGGCCACCGGCTGATGACGAACACCCTGGGGTACGACCGGCGGCGCAAAGAGATCGCCTGGCGCCGCTACAGCCCCGCGTTGCTGCTGCCCGAGCTGGACATCGTGCGCCACTACCCGGAACCCATGGAACTGTTCACCTCCCCGGAGAAGTGGATCAACGGGCAGCGGAATGTCGCGGCCGGAATCGTCTATCACCCGGTACTCGGCCCGCACGAGGTCGGGTCAGGACTGATGCCCCGGGAACGGGCGGAGCTGGACGCCTGGGTCGATGAGGGGCTGCGGCCGCTGCTGCGCCGGGTCGACGACCTGACTCGGGTCACCCGACGAAACACCCCCTCCCTGCTGCCCCGGTCGGCCAAGAAGGCTGAGCCGGACACCAGGGAGGTTCAGAGGGCTCTACTCCGCCGGGCGGCTCTGGCCCGGGCCTTGGGTGGTCGTCCCTTGGAAATCGAGATTCTGTGGCAGTCCCGGGAGACGCGGGATGCGCTCCTCAGGGAACTGCCGAAGCTCATTGGGCTTCCTCCCGGAAGCCAGGTGGTCCCGGGCGACGACATCTGGCAGTGGCGGACAGACGGCATTCGGATCAACGTTCGAGTCCGGCCTGCCGGAATCCTGACGAACGCTTTGAATATTTCCCGAAACCGTAAGCGTCGGCGGGCTGTTCGACTCGCCGACGCCATCTCTGACCGCTGCGCGCTCGTGGCGGATCGGACGGATTCGCCTCGAAGCGACATCAGCCTTGTTGTCGCTGAGATCGCGGGCAAGGACCGTTTCGCCGCCGTCCCGGACTCCGACCCTAAGCACGCGTTGCGTCTGGCCTGGGCTCGACAGGGAAAGGTCAGTCAGTTCGTCAACCTGCCGGACGACGTGGCGGGCACTTTGGAGCACCGGGCCCGATGGACGTGGCTGGATGCCTTCCGACAACTCGGAGCGATCAGCCCGCCTGCCCACCGCGTAGGGGCGGGCATTCCCGGGGATCTCCAGTACGCCGCGCTCTGGCTTGTGCGCTACACCGGGAAGGGGCCCACTCGATGCCCGGCCCGTCGCCTTGTCGCGGTACGTGTCCGCCCCGACGACGGCTCTGGCGCCATTGAAGGCTGGGACGCCGATCGGGCCGAGTGGGTGCCGTACCCGCGGTTGTTGCTGTCGCTCACCGAGAGCGTCGACGGAGCCTGGGACACCAGGCGCTCGGGTGAACGGAGTGGAGACGGGCGGGACTCGGCGGGACAACGAGGGAAGCATCAGGAGGGTACGGAGTGGAGGTGGCAATCGGACGCCGAGCGCCAGATTCGCACCCTTCTCTTCCAACTCCGCGACCGACCGACGCTGTTGCTGGTCAGCGCGGGAAACCTGCGCCAGTGCTGGCCGCGGCTGCGCAATGGCGCACTGATGCGCGACATGCTGGGGTTCGGGACCGAGCCGGACCAGCGCCACACGGTCTACGGGCATGACCTGCGAGTGGTGCTCGTACGGGACGGGAACGGCCGGGACGAGGTGGCCGAGTGGTACGCACACGACGCACAGGACAAGATCGGCTTCGCCGAGGGCGTTTGGGGGTCGGACGAGCCGGAGAACCGTGTATTCGCCAGTACGGCCAGTACCCCGCACACCGTTGCGAAACTGCCGAAGGGGCTCATGAAGCTGGTGCCGACGGCAGAGTGTCGCACAGCGCCCGGGAAGACTGCCTGGAATCCGGTGCAGTTGGAGGTGACCGTGCTCGGCTGCCTCTCGGACAAAGTCCTGGCAGACTCGGGACGCGAAGGTGCCGTGCCCGACCACCCCGCCGAGTGGGCCACCTTGGCGCACCAGCTGCGCTATCACGATGACTACCCGCCGCTGGCCCGCCCCCTCCCGCTGCACCTCGCACGCCTGGCCGGGCAGTACGTGCTTCCCCTCACCGATACGGAGGAGAAGCACGGCGCACACATCGCACAAAAGCTGCCGGCCGCGCCCTCGGTAAAGGAAGACGTGGCCGGCAGCCAGCGCGTTGGCGGGGGAGGAGCAGGGGGTACTCCGGACCAGCCCGGGGTTTAG
- a CDS encoding DUF4191 domain-containing protein, with translation MARKETSENPGRLKQIVQTYKMTRQADSKIGLVIAAVGIVTFGVLLALGFLIGHPIYAGILGLLVALLAMAVVFGRRAERAAFGQLEGKPGAAAAVLQNIGRGWTVTPAVAMNKSQDVVHRAVGKAGVVLVGEGNPNRVRGLLAAEKKRISRVVYDVPVHDYIVGTGEDQLALKKIRATLLRLPRSLSGPKTTEVNDRLRALGDLMSNMPIPKGPMPRGMRMPKGR, from the coding sequence ATGGCGAGGAAGGAAACATCCGAGAACCCTGGACGTCTGAAGCAGATCGTCCAGACCTACAAGATGACCAGGCAGGCCGATTCCAAGATCGGGCTTGTCATTGCGGCTGTGGGAATCGTCACCTTCGGTGTCCTCCTCGCCCTCGGCTTCTTGATCGGTCACCCCATTTACGCGGGCATCCTGGGCCTTCTGGTGGCGCTTCTCGCGATGGCGGTCGTCTTCGGCCGCCGCGCCGAGCGTGCCGCCTTCGGGCAGCTGGAGGGCAAGCCGGGCGCGGCCGCGGCGGTGCTGCAGAACATCGGGCGCGGCTGGACGGTCACCCCCGCGGTGGCGATGAACAAGAGCCAGGACGTGGTGCACCGGGCGGTCGGCAAGGCCGGCGTCGTACTGGTCGGCGAGGGCAACCCCAACCGGGTCAGGGGCCTGCTCGCCGCCGAGAAGAAGCGGATCTCGCGGGTCGTCTACGACGTGCCCGTGCACGACTACATCGTGGGCACCGGTGAGGACCAGCTGGCACTGAAGAAGATCAGGGCCACGCTGCTGCGCCTGCCGCGCTCGCTGAGCGGCCCCAAGACCACCGAGGTGAACGACCGGCTGCGGGCGCTCGGGGACCTGATGAGCAACATGCCGATTCCCAAGGGGCCGATGCCTCGCGGGATGCGGATGCCGAAGGGGCGCTGA
- a CDS encoding regulator gives MTDRPTQRTPHRPTAPAERQARSTRRTRPNSRLASLIAEAGFSHAGLARRVDELGSEHGLDLRYDKTSVTRWLRGQQPRGTTPALIAEVFTQRLGRRLSAQDLGLDACAPVYAGLEYAATPGEAVDIVSGLWRKDTGNHVEMRKIAFTPAGLVVPSRDWLIGRPDAKVALSPAGSAPTAPAPGDPARPSRVPEQRRSVLPEPPAPGAHAVRGRLGSGDIAAVGAVGDLFRTLDHAYGGGHARQALVRYLEHEAEPMLRGSYGEALGRRLFASVADLTRLAGWTSYDIGAHGLAQRYFVQALRLAQAAGDRVYGGYVLVTMSRQAVYLGHGREAVQLARVAQQGVGTGAPAVVLALLHAAEARGHGVLGEARACTTALARAERALAAARSGDEVPRWARFFDEAQLADEFGHCHRDLQQYRVAAQHAERSLRLRGPGYVRSRLFCRAVLAAARLGLGEVEVACAHGLEVVRQAGDMRSARAAEYARDFGRRLEPFRDSAAARAFHDRVASLPR, from the coding sequence ATGACGGACCGCCCCACGCAGCGAACGCCGCACCGACCGACCGCACCGGCGGAGCGCCAGGCCCGCTCGACCCGGCGGACCCGCCCGAACAGCAGGCTCGCCTCGCTGATCGCGGAAGCCGGGTTCTCCCACGCGGGGCTCGCCCGCCGGGTCGACGAGCTCGGCAGCGAACACGGCCTCGACCTGCGCTACGACAAGACGTCCGTGACCCGGTGGCTGCGCGGTCAGCAGCCGCGCGGCACCACCCCCGCGCTGATCGCCGAGGTCTTCACCCAGCGGCTCGGCCGGCGGCTGTCCGCGCAGGATCTCGGGCTGGACGCGTGTGCGCCGGTGTACGCCGGGCTCGAATACGCGGCCACGCCCGGCGAGGCGGTGGACATCGTCAGCGGGCTGTGGCGCAAGGACACCGGCAATCACGTCGAGATGCGCAAGATCGCCTTCACCCCGGCCGGGCTGGTCGTCCCCAGCAGGGACTGGCTCATCGGCCGGCCCGACGCCAAGGTGGCGCTGAGCCCCGCCGGAAGCGCCCCCACCGCCCCCGCCCCCGGCGATCCGGCCCGGCCGTCCCGCGTGCCCGAGCAGCGGCGTTCCGTCCTCCCCGAGCCCCCCGCGCCCGGCGCGCACGCCGTACGCGGCCGGCTCGGCAGCGGGGACATCGCCGCCGTGGGCGCGGTCGGCGACCTCTTCCGCACCCTCGACCACGCGTACGGCGGCGGCCACGCCCGGCAGGCCCTCGTCCGCTACCTGGAGCACGAGGCCGAGCCCATGCTGCGCGGCTCCTACGGGGAGGCGCTGGGCCGCCGCCTGTTCGCCTCCGTCGCGGACCTCACCAGGCTCGCGGGCTGGACGTCGTACGACATCGGCGCGCACGGCCTCGCGCAGCGGTACTTCGTCCAGGCGCTGCGGCTCGCACAGGCCGCGGGGGACCGGGTGTACGGCGGCTATGTGCTCGTCACGATGAGCCGCCAGGCGGTCTACCTCGGGCACGGGCGGGAGGCCGTCCAGCTCGCCCGGGTCGCTCAGCAGGGCGTCGGTACGGGCGCCCCGGCGGTCGTACTGGCCCTGCTGCACGCGGCGGAGGCGCGGGGGCACGGCGTGCTGGGGGAGGCCCGCGCCTGCACGACGGCCCTGGCGCGGGCCGAGCGCGCGCTCGCCGCCGCGCGGAGCGGGGACGAGGTGCCGCGCTGGGCGCGGTTCTTCGACGAGGCGCAGTTGGCCGACGAGTTCGGGCACTGCCACCGGGACCTCCAGCAGTACCGGGTGGCCGCGCAGCACGCGGAACGGTCGCTGCGGCTGCGCGGGCCGGGGTACGTCCGCAGCCGGCTCTTCTGCCGGGCCGTGCTCGCCGCCGCGCGGCTGGGGCTCGGTGAGGTCGAGGTCGCCTGTGCGCACGGGCTGGAGGTGGTACGCCAGGCGGGTGATATGCGGTCCGCCCGGGCGGCGGAGTACGCGCGGGATTTCGGCCGGAGGCTTGAGCCTTTTCGTGATTCGGCGGCGGCGCGGGCCTTTCACGACCGGGTCGCCTCGCTGCCGCGGTAG
- the lipB gene encoding lipoyl(octanoyl) transferase LipB, whose translation MSELHFVHLGFGAQAVEYEEAWQEQRRVHAARFADETPDTCLLLEHPPVYTAGRRTAENERPLDGTPVVDVDRGGKITWHGPGQLVGYPILKLPRPVDVVAHVRRLEDALIRTAADFGVETSRVEGRSGVWVLGDPIAERPGGLTLDFDPRLAVGPSSPRGGEDGEFDPRLNGPQYAPSNAGQRREDRKLAAIGIRVAKGVTMHGFALNCDPDTTWFDRIVPCGIRDAGVTSLSEELGRRVPVAEVLPVVEKHLTEVLSTAVPLPRAV comes from the coding sequence GTGAGTGAGCTGCACTTCGTCCACCTGGGGTTCGGGGCCCAGGCCGTCGAGTACGAGGAGGCGTGGCAGGAGCAGCGCCGGGTCCACGCCGCGCGGTTCGCGGACGAGACACCGGACACCTGCCTGCTGCTCGAACACCCCCCGGTCTACACCGCGGGCCGCCGTACCGCGGAGAACGAACGCCCGCTGGACGGCACCCCCGTGGTCGACGTGGACCGCGGCGGCAAGATCACCTGGCACGGCCCGGGCCAGCTCGTCGGCTACCCGATCCTCAAACTGCCGCGCCCGGTCGACGTGGTGGCGCACGTCCGCCGGCTGGAGGACGCGCTGATCCGCACGGCCGCGGACTTCGGCGTGGAGACCTCCCGGGTGGAGGGGCGCAGCGGAGTGTGGGTGCTGGGTGACCCGATAGCGGAACGGCCCGGCGGCCTGACCCTGGACTTCGACCCCCGTTTGGCCGTGGGCCCCTCCTCGCCGAGGGGGGGCGAGGACGGAGAGTTCGACCCCAGGCTGAACGGCCCGCAGTACGCGCCCTCCAACGCCGGTCAGCGCCGTGAGGACCGCAAGCTCGCGGCGATCGGCATCCGCGTGGCCAAGGGCGTGACGATGCACGGATTCGCGCTCAACTGCGACCCGGACACCACGTGGTTCGACCGGATCGTGCCGTGCGGCATCCGCGACGCTGGCGTCACCTCGCTCTCGGAGGAGCTGGGCCGCCGGGTTCCGGTCGCCGAGGTGCTGCCGGTGGTCGAGAAGCACCTGACGGAGGTGCTGTCGACGGCCGTACCGCTCCCCCGGGCGGTGTGA
- the glnA gene encoding type I glutamate--ammonia ligase, with product MFQNADDVKKFISDEGVKFVDVRFCDLPGVMQHFTVPVSTFDPSEELAFDGSSIRGFQAIHESDMALRADLSTARVDPFRRDKTLNINFFIHDPITGEQYSRDPRNVAKKAEAYLASTGIADTAYFGPEAEFYVFDNVRFQTSANESFYHIDSEAGAWNTGATENNRGYKVRYKGGYFPTPPVDHFADLRAEISLELEASGLQVERQHHEVGTAGQAEINYKFNTLLAAADDLMLFKYIVKNVAWRNGKTATFMPKPIFGDNGSGMHVHQSLWQNGIPLFYDEQGYAGLSDTARYYIGGILKHAPSLLAFTNPTVNSYHRLVPGFEAPVNLVYSQRNRSAAMRIPITGSNPKAKRVEFRAPDPSSNPYLAFAALLMAGLDGVKNKIEPAEPIDKDLYELAPDEHASVPQVPTSLPAVLTALEEDNEYLLAGGVFTTDLIDTWIDFKRTNEIAPIQLRPHPHEFELYFDL from the coding sequence ATGTTCCAGAACGCCGACGACGTCAAGAAGTTCATTTCGGACGAGGGCGTCAAGTTCGTCGACGTCCGGTTCTGCGACCTGCCCGGTGTCATGCAGCACTTCACGGTCCCGGTCTCGACGTTCGACCCGTCCGAGGAGCTGGCCTTCGACGGTTCGTCCATCCGCGGCTTCCAGGCCATCCACGAGTCCGACATGGCGCTGCGCGCGGACCTGTCGACCGCCCGGGTCGACCCGTTCCGCCGGGACAAGACGCTCAACATCAACTTCTTCATCCACGACCCGATCACCGGCGAGCAGTACAGCCGTGACCCGCGCAACGTGGCCAAGAAGGCCGAGGCCTACCTCGCGTCGACCGGTATCGCCGACACCGCGTACTTCGGTCCCGAGGCGGAGTTCTACGTCTTCGACAACGTGCGCTTCCAGACCTCGGCGAACGAGTCGTTCTACCACATCGACTCCGAGGCGGGTGCCTGGAACACCGGTGCCACGGAGAACAACCGCGGCTACAAGGTCCGTTACAAGGGCGGCTACTTCCCCACCCCGCCCGTGGACCACTTCGCCGACCTGCGTGCCGAGATCTCCCTGGAGCTTGAGGCGTCCGGCCTCCAGGTCGAGCGCCAGCACCACGAGGTCGGCACCGCGGGCCAGGCCGAGATCAACTACAAGTTCAACACCCTGCTCGCCGCGGCCGACGACCTCATGCTCTTCAAGTACATCGTGAAGAACGTCGCCTGGCGCAACGGCAAGACCGCGACCTTCATGCCCAAGCCCATCTTCGGCGACAACGGCTCGGGCATGCACGTCCACCAGTCGCTGTGGCAGAACGGCATCCCCCTCTTCTACGACGAGCAGGGTTACGCGGGGCTGTCCGACACCGCCCGCTACTACATCGGCGGCATCCTCAAGCACGCCCCCTCGCTCCTGGCGTTCACCAACCCGACGGTGAACTCCTACCACCGCCTGGTCCCGGGCTTCGAGGCTCCGGTCAACCTGGTCTACTCGCAGCGCAACCGTTCCGCCGCGATGCGCATCCCGATCACGGGCTCGAACCCGAAGGCCAAGCGAGTCGAGTTCCGCGCCCCGGACCCGTCGTCGAACCCGTACCTCGCCTTCGCCGCGCTGCTGATGGCCGGCCTGGACGGCGTGAAGAACAAGATCGAGCCCGCCGAGCCGATCGACAAGGACCTCTACGAGCTCGCCCCCGACGAGCACGCGAGCGTCCCCCAGGTGCCCACGTCCCTGCCGGCCGTCCTCACGGCCCTCGAAGAGGACAACGAATACCTGCTGGCCGGCGGCGTCTTCACCACCGACCTCATCGACACCTGGATCGACTTCAAGCGCACCAACGAAATCGCCCCGATCCAGCTCCGCCCCCACCCCCACGAGTTCGAGCTGTACTTCGACCTCTAA
- a CDS encoding RDD family protein produces MDNREAIGTWLSGPRAAAEQMGVELGYRGERLGLPQEGPGSVAPIGRRVAAIFIDWILSMVIAYGLIAHRDLHVANNWALVVFGLVSLIGLALVGSTPGKMLMRLRVIRLDGRRLGPGGVVLRTVLLLVVVPAVIWDRDTRGLHDKAAKAVQVRI; encoded by the coding sequence GTGGACAACAGGGAAGCAATCGGCACATGGCTGTCCGGGCCCCGCGCGGCCGCCGAGCAGATGGGCGTGGAACTCGGCTACCGAGGCGAGCGGCTGGGCCTGCCCCAGGAGGGGCCGGGATCGGTCGCGCCGATCGGCCGCCGGGTGGCCGCGATCTTCATCGACTGGATTCTGAGCATGGTGATCGCATACGGTCTGATCGCTCACCGTGATCTTCACGTGGCCAACAACTGGGCGCTCGTCGTCTTCGGCCTCGTCAGCCTGATCGGGCTGGCCCTGGTCGGCAGCACGCCGGGCAAGATGCTGATGCGGCTGCGCGTGATCCGGCTCGACGGCAGGCGCCTCGGCCCGGGAGGGGTCGTTCTGCGTACGGTGCTGCTGCTGGTCGTCGTGCCCGCGGTGATCTGGGACCGCGACACCCGAGGGCTGCACGACAAGGCGGCGAAGGCCGTACAGGTCCGGATCTGA